The following coding sequences are from one Rhodothermales bacterium window:
- a CDS encoding TonB-dependent receptor: MAPRSFVLVFFVFLLFAPTAAAQLVPAETLSVTLPGIAIEATRSPAAQAPLAAMEISRLERVLYEPATSLDDVLSELPGLWVNDRNNASLGERMSIRGMGWSTAFGVRGIQVLLDGIPLTMPDGQAITDIIDPSMIRRAEIVRGPASFLWGNGSGGVLFLSTDDTAREGYARLRAAGGSDGFQQLAAEAVALPGRHRVHAFVSDNRRGGFRDYSESRLTRASLHGDVAVGRQTRLKLMGAFADQDAQNPGALTLEQFETDPRMADSRNEPAQAAKRSTQFQVGGTLFHETPVGVAQLTLYGIRRDLDNPLTFAYVDLGRVAGGARLSFQRDTDRYSMGVGADAGLQSDDRINRNNDAGRPGETLSLDQQEDVSSVAAYGFLTAHLTPALDLSLGLRGDRVVFTMDDRQLANGDQSGDRTFSAVSPSIALAYRLGATQLYGNVRTGFETPTTTELVNRPDLTGGFNPDADPQRVSGFEAGARGAIGQAGARFDIALFSMRITDRLAPYQTEEGGDRTFYRNSGANTHRGVEVFLNAPVSPAIALSVTYNGGIYEYDEDDLAGSRLPGIPDHRLMASARFARGRLWARVTTETATSYFVNDANTQKNDGYTLIDLNLGARIDAGGVQATPFVRLANAFDRKYAGSVVVNAFGGRFFEPSPGRSIQAGVNVTL, translated from the coding sequence TTGGCCCCACGTAGTTTTGTACTCGTCTTCTTCGTGTTTCTCCTGTTCGCCCCCACGGCGGCGGCTCAGCTTGTGCCGGCGGAAACACTTTCGGTAACCCTGCCCGGTATCGCCATCGAAGCCACCCGGTCCCCGGCCGCCCAGGCCCCCCTTGCCGCGATGGAAATTTCGCGCCTCGAACGGGTGCTCTACGAGCCGGCGACGAGCCTCGACGATGTGCTCAGCGAGTTGCCAGGCCTGTGGGTGAACGACCGAAATAATGCCTCGCTGGGCGAACGGATGTCTATCCGTGGGATGGGCTGGAGCACGGCGTTTGGCGTGCGCGGCATCCAGGTGCTGCTAGATGGCATCCCGCTCACCATGCCGGATGGCCAGGCGATCACGGACATCATCGATCCGTCCATGATCCGCCGTGCGGAGATCGTCCGCGGGCCGGCTTCGTTCCTCTGGGGCAACGGCAGCGGCGGCGTCCTCTTTCTTTCCACCGACGACACCGCGCGGGAAGGTTATGCCCGCCTGCGCGCCGCCGGCGGCAGCGACGGCTTCCAGCAGCTGGCCGCCGAGGCCGTGGCCCTGCCGGGCCGACACCGAGTCCACGCCTTTGTGTCCGACAACCGCCGCGGAGGCTTCCGCGACTACAGCGAAAGCCGGCTCACCCGCGCCTCTCTGCATGGCGACGTGGCCGTAGGCCGGCAGACACGCCTCAAGCTGATGGGCGCCTTTGCCGACCAGGACGCGCAGAACCCGGGCGCCCTGACCCTCGAACAATTCGAAACGGACCCCCGCATGGCGGATAGCCGGAACGAGCCGGCCCAGGCCGCCAAACGGAGCACCCAGTTTCAGGTCGGCGGCACCCTCTTTCACGAGACCCCGGTCGGCGTCGCCCAGCTCACCCTCTACGGCATCCGTCGCGACCTCGACAACCCGCTCACGTTTGCGTATGTCGATCTCGGACGCGTCGCCGGCGGCGCCCGGCTCTCGTTCCAACGCGATACCGACCGCTATTCGATGGGCGTCGGCGCCGACGCCGGCCTCCAGTCGGACGACCGGATCAACCGCAACAACGACGCCGGCCGGCCCGGGGAAACGCTGTCGTTGGATCAGCAGGAGGACGTTTCGAGCGTCGCTGCCTACGGCTTCCTGACGGCGCACCTGACGCCGGCCCTTGACTTGAGCCTCGGCCTGCGCGGCGACCGGGTGGTCTTCACGATGGATGACCGCCAGCTCGCGAACGGCGACCAGTCCGGCGACCGCACCTTCTCGGCCGTCAGCCCCTCCATCGCCCTCGCCTACCGCCTCGGCGCAACGCAGCTCTACGGGAACGTGCGAACCGGCTTCGAGACGCCCACGACGACCGAGCTCGTCAACCGGCCCGACCTCACCGGCGGGTTTAACCCGGACGCCGACCCGCAGCGCGTTTCCGGCTTCGAGGCCGGCGCCCGGGGCGCCATCGGCCAGGCCGGCGCCCGGTTCGACATCGCGCTGTTTTCGATGCGCATCACAGATCGCCTCGCGCCGTACCAGACCGAGGAAGGCGGCGACCGCACGTTCTACCGGAATAGCGGCGCCAATACCCACCGGGGCGTGGAGGTATTCCTCAACGCCCCGGTTTCGCCGGCGATCGCCCTGTCGGTGACCTACAACGGCGGCATCTACGAATACGACGAGGACGACCTCGCCGGCTCTCGCCTGCCGGGCATACCAGACCACCGACTCATGGCCTCCGCCCGCTTTGCCCGCGGCCGACTGTGGGCCCGGGTGACAACCGAAACGGCCACCTCATACTTCGTGAATGATGCCAATACGCAGAAAAACGACGGCTATACGCTCATCGACCTCAACCTCGGCGCCCGCATCGACGCAGGAGGGGTCCAGGCCACGCCGTTCGTGCGGCTCGCCA